The following proteins are encoded in a genomic region of Burkholderia gladioli:
- a CDS encoding flavin reductase family protein, whose amino-acid sequence MHVTAHPSILYFGTPVALLATVNADGSHNLAPMSSVFWLGWRCFLGLQGSSKTTENLRRTRQLVVNLPSPELVGAVDRLARTTGSNPVPQDKLERGYRHEQDKFGVAGLTALPAETVLAPRVAECPVQLEAVLEDEHAYDAEGPMSGFIAILEARITRVHVDRAILMDGHPNRIDPDKWRPLIMSFQEYYGLGPKLHPSRLGEIPEELYRTPDFERAVEA is encoded by the coding sequence ATGCACGTCACCGCCCATCCCTCGATCCTCTACTTCGGCACGCCCGTCGCCCTGCTCGCTACCGTGAACGCCGACGGCAGCCACAACCTCGCGCCGATGTCCTCGGTGTTCTGGCTCGGCTGGCGCTGCTTCCTCGGCCTGCAGGGCAGCTCGAAGACCACCGAGAACCTGCGCCGCACGCGGCAGTTGGTGGTCAACCTGCCCTCGCCGGAACTGGTCGGCGCGGTCGACCGGCTGGCCCGCACCACCGGCTCGAACCCTGTGCCGCAGGACAAGCTGGAGCGCGGCTATCGCCACGAGCAGGACAAGTTCGGCGTGGCCGGGCTGACGGCCCTGCCTGCCGAGACGGTGCTCGCGCCGCGCGTGGCCGAATGCCCGGTGCAACTGGAAGCCGTGCTGGAGGACGAGCACGCCTACGACGCGGAAGGCCCGATGTCCGGTTTCATCGCGATCCTGGAAGCGCGCATCACGCGCGTGCACGTGGACCGCGCGATCCTGATGGACGGCCACCCGAACCGTATCGATCCCGACAAGTGGCGCCCGCTGATCATGAGCTTCCAGGAGTATTACGGGCTCGGGCCGAAGCTGCATCCCTCGCGGCTCGGCGAGATTCCCGAGGAGCTGTATCGCACGCCGGACTTCGAGCGCGCGGTCGAGGCCTGA
- a CDS encoding DUF4148 domain-containing protein yields MMRFPIRAARAASLLAACLACYSQAGHAQTSRAQVRAELVRIEQAGFDPLREPLEFPADIQAAEARLAAGGATAVAATPALPALANAAGGHASTTPRVTSVASATHDGGVENGDAPALSH; encoded by the coding sequence ATGATGCGATTCCCGATCCGGGCGGCACGCGCCGCCTCGCTGCTGGCGGCCTGCCTGGCCTGCTATTCGCAGGCCGGCCACGCGCAAACGAGCCGCGCCCAGGTGCGGGCCGAGCTGGTGCGCATCGAGCAGGCCGGCTTCGATCCGCTGCGCGAGCCGCTAGAATTCCCGGCCGACATCCAGGCCGCCGAGGCGCGGCTGGCGGCCGGCGGTGCGACGGCAGTCGCCGCGACGCCAGCGCTGCCGGCACTGGCGAACGCCGCCGGCGGCCATGCCTCGACGACGCCCCGCGTGACGAGCGTAGCAAGCGCAACGCATGACGGCGGCGTCGAGAACGGCGACGCACCGGCCCTCTCCCACTGA
- a CDS encoding heavy metal sensor histidine kinase: protein MMRARSLTAALAVAFGAMTLAVFALVGSYVYLQLDRQVSEQSDLDVVLAARHARRLAEELASAGDVRAHAERLSSVVFGNNALSFAAAAEDGELLASRNLAITLPGDPAAAAQRPDARELDAGEDEPAPKAASGAEAGPGPDALGLAAIVPRGTPHVDPAARIVGTQIVAWATRGGMPVHGMVVDARLRDGTRVALVLARNLRDGRALLDRYRDTLWLAGGVGAALSMLVGYALIRLSLRPLRGVVADTGRITVDRLDTRLDAGRVPRELAPLVEAVNAMLARLQRGFRQLSQFSADLAHDLRTPLNNMRGATEVALGRPRTATEYEALLESNLEEYERLSRMIENVLFLARAEHPGFVTHRRDFEVREELLRIAGYFEGLADEAGLQLRVEGGGRLSAELELFRRAIGNLLANALRYTPRGGEIRLAASESAEALTISVTNPGEPIAPELLERIFDRFYRADPARSRQAPGTGGVAGLGLAIVRSVMELHGGTVYAESDAGGTRFVLTFPRESAG from the coding sequence CTGATGCGAGCGCGTTCGCTGACGGCCGCGCTCGCTGTCGCCTTCGGCGCGATGACGCTGGCCGTGTTCGCGCTGGTCGGCAGCTACGTGTACCTGCAACTGGACCGGCAGGTCAGCGAGCAGAGCGACCTCGACGTGGTGCTGGCCGCGCGCCATGCGCGGCGCCTGGCCGAGGAACTGGCCTCGGCCGGGGACGTGCGCGCGCATGCCGAGCGCCTGAGCAGCGTGGTGTTCGGCAACAACGCACTGTCCTTCGCGGCCGCCGCCGAGGACGGGGAACTGCTGGCCTCGCGCAATCTCGCGATCACCTTGCCGGGCGATCCGGCCGCCGCCGCGCAGCGGCCCGATGCGCGCGAGCTGGATGCCGGCGAGGACGAGCCGGCGCCGAAGGCGGCGAGCGGCGCCGAGGCAGGGCCCGGCCCCGACGCGCTTGGGCTGGCCGCGATCGTGCCGCGCGGCACTCCGCATGTGGACCCGGCCGCGCGCATCGTCGGCACGCAGATCGTCGCCTGGGCCACGCGCGGCGGGATGCCGGTGCACGGCATGGTGGTCGACGCGCGGCTGCGCGACGGCACGCGCGTGGCGCTGGTGCTCGCCCGCAACCTGCGCGACGGCCGCGCGCTGCTGGACCGCTATCGCGACACGCTGTGGCTGGCCGGCGGGGTGGGCGCGGCGCTCTCGATGCTGGTTGGTTATGCCCTGATCCGCCTGTCGCTGCGGCCGCTGCGCGGGGTGGTGGCCGATACCGGCCGCATCACGGTCGATCGGCTCGATACGCGGCTCGACGCGGGGCGCGTGCCGCGCGAGCTGGCGCCGCTGGTCGAGGCCGTCAACGCGATGCTGGCGCGCCTGCAACGGGGCTTTCGCCAGCTCTCGCAGTTCAGCGCCGACCTGGCCCACGACCTGCGCACGCCGCTCAACAACATGCGCGGCGCCACCGAGGTGGCGCTCGGCCGGCCGCGCACGGCGACCGAATACGAGGCGCTGCTGGAATCGAACCTGGAGGAATACGAGCGCCTGTCGCGCATGATCGAGAACGTGCTGTTCCTCGCGCGCGCCGAGCATCCCGGCTTCGTCACGCATCGGCGCGACTTCGAGGTGCGTGAGGAACTGCTGCGCATCGCCGGTTATTTCGAGGGCCTCGCCGACGAGGCCGGCCTGCAACTGCGGGTGGAAGGCGGCGGGCGGCTGAGTGCCGAGCTGGAGCTGTTCCGCCGCGCGATCGGCAACCTGCTGGCCAATGCGCTGCGCTACACGCCGCGCGGCGGCGAGATCCGGCTGGCCGCGAGCGAGAGCGCCGAGGCGCTGACCATCAGCGTGACCAACCCCGGCGAGCCGATCGCGCCCGAGCTGCTGGAGCGCATCTTCGACCGCTTCTATCGCGCCGATCCGGCACGCAGCCGCCAGGCGCCCGGTACCGGCGGCGTGGCCGGGCTGGGCCTGGCGATCGTGCGTTCGGTGATGGAGCTGCATGGCGGCACCGTGTATGCCGAGAGCGATGCCGGCGGCACGCGCTTCGTGCTGACGTTTCCGCGCGAGAGCGCGGGCTGA
- a CDS encoding porin: MKKIIGDIGIGIGLALACGLAHAQSSVTLYGLIDEAIRFQSSAAGNTVGINEGAVNGNRFGLKGVEELGGGTRAIFQLESGFNIANGKSDQQGQLFGRFAWVGLQSDRFGTVKLGRQYGGIYNFYAFNFDPIGGGNVNATDWSLFLVGIRFDNTLQYEKDFGPVTLQVQHAFGGQPGSAVSGSTSTASLIYRFGGGKLGIAGAQSKDGGGHKLLVGSLGGTYAWGPLALYLYGIDARRDAGFNVAAANSGGPLANTSIVGNATTASGPQGSARNDAFVRVGASWQLAPQWRVIGSYAYDHANNVAPGRSGTTQTVYGIVDYLLSKRTDVYLEVDHSHLSGASVNDPNGPLNFAGKANNFGASLSLRTVF; the protein is encoded by the coding sequence ATGAAGAAGATCATCGGCGATATCGGCATTGGTATCGGGCTGGCGCTCGCCTGCGGGCTCGCGCATGCGCAATCGAGCGTCACCCTCTATGGCCTGATCGACGAGGCGATACGCTTCCAGAGCTCGGCCGCCGGCAATACGGTCGGCATCAACGAAGGCGCCGTCAACGGCAACCGCTTCGGCCTGAAGGGCGTGGAGGAACTGGGCGGCGGCACGCGCGCGATCTTCCAGCTCGAATCGGGCTTCAATATCGCCAACGGCAAGTCCGACCAGCAAGGGCAGCTGTTCGGGCGCTTCGCCTGGGTCGGCCTGCAGAGCGATCGCTTCGGCACCGTCAAGCTGGGGCGCCAGTATGGCGGCATCTACAACTTCTATGCCTTCAACTTCGACCCGATCGGCGGCGGCAACGTCAACGCGACCGACTGGTCGCTGTTCCTGGTGGGCATCCGCTTCGACAACACGCTGCAATACGAGAAGGATTTCGGGCCGGTCACGCTGCAGGTGCAGCATGCCTTCGGCGGCCAGCCCGGCAGCGCCGTGTCGGGCAGCACCAGCACCGCCTCGCTGATCTATCGCTTCGGCGGCGGCAAGCTCGGCATCGCCGGCGCGCAGTCGAAGGACGGCGGTGGCCACAAGCTGCTGGTCGGCTCGCTCGGCGGCACCTATGCCTGGGGGCCGCTCGCGCTCTACCTGTACGGCATCGACGCGCGCCGCGACGCCGGTTTCAACGTGGCGGCGGCCAATAGCGGCGGGCCGTTGGCCAATACCAGCATCGTCGGCAATGCCACCACCGCGTCGGGCCCGCAGGGCAGCGCGCGCAACGACGCGTTCGTGCGGGTCGGCGCGTCCTGGCAGCTCGCGCCGCAATGGCGCGTGATCGGCTCCTATGCCTACGATCACGCGAACAATGTCGCGCCCGGCCGCAGCGGCACGACGCAGACCGTCTACGGCATCGTCGACTACCTGCTCAGCAAGCGCACCGACGTCTATCTCGAGGTGGACCACAGCCATCTGTCCGGCGCCTCGGTCAACGATCCGAACGGGCCGCTGAACTTCGCCGGCAAGGCCAACAACTTCGGGGCGAGCCTGAGCCTGCGCACGGTGTTCTGA
- a CDS encoding substrate-binding domain-containing protein: MTLTREGERVLRHAEQVSQSMTQLYESLQGEKFAYGTIRIGAMDSAIHSWFVDFVADVMAHYPNLDIEVTSDTALNLNEQLRRGMLDMVIQTDMLRDETIRSIEVLELSVVWIAAANSRVMGLQPEDTPTSALRRLGAERLITYSRHSRPHQDLLRLMQSYGIGEARVSCVNSVAAMIQLTQAGFGVAAMPPALVPVPLEKGTLRRLDGIEVPPPLPFVIAWRTGSEWTERLVEIAVETVRKYGARLGEDAARIIV, from the coding sequence GTGACGCTCACGCGCGAGGGCGAGCGCGTGCTGCGCCACGCCGAGCAGGTCAGCCAGTCGATGACCCAGCTCTACGAATCGCTGCAGGGCGAGAAGTTCGCCTACGGCACGATCCGGATCGGCGCGATGGACAGCGCGATCCATTCCTGGTTCGTCGATTTCGTCGCCGACGTGATGGCGCATTATCCGAACCTCGATATCGAGGTGACCTCGGATACCGCGCTCAACCTCAACGAGCAGTTGCGGCGCGGCATGCTCGACATGGTGATCCAGACCGACATGCTGCGCGACGAGACGATCCGCAGCATCGAGGTGCTGGAGCTGTCGGTGGTGTGGATCGCGGCGGCCAACTCGCGCGTGATGGGCCTGCAGCCCGAGGACACGCCCACCTCGGCGTTGCGCCGGCTCGGCGCCGAGCGGCTGATCACCTATTCGCGCCACTCGCGCCCGCACCAGGACCTGCTGCGGCTGATGCAGTCCTACGGCATCGGCGAGGCGCGCGTGAGCTGCGTGAACTCGGTGGCCGCGATGATCCAGCTCACCCAGGCCGGCTTCGGGGTGGCCGCGATGCCGCCCGCGCTGGTGCCGGTGCCGCTCGAGAAGGGCACGCTGCGCCGGCTCGACGGCATCGAGGTGCCGCCGCCGCTGCCCTTCGTGATCGCCTGGCGCACCGGCTCCGAATGGACCGAGCGGCTGGTCGAGATCGCCGTGGAGACCGTGCGCAAGTACGGCGCGCGGCTCGGCGAGGATGCCGCGCGCATCATCGTCTAG
- a CDS encoding LysR family transcriptional regulator produces MNLKFLETFIWVAKLRSFSLAAEKLHSTQAAISSRISVLGRNWAPSCSSATPRA; encoded by the coding sequence GTGAACCTGAAGTTCCTGGAGACCTTCATCTGGGTCGCGAAGCTGCGCAGTTTCAGCCTCGCGGCGGAAAAGCTGCATTCGACGCAGGCCGCCATCTCGAGCCGCATCTCGGTGCTCGGCAGGAACTGGGCGCCAAGCTGCTCAAGCGCGACCCCAAGGGCGTGA
- a CDS encoding DUF979 domain-containing protein, which yields MIVTLDWFFWLLGLLLIVIGGVIVSDRAHPRRFLAGAFWIVYGIVFLAGDRLPPEVVGALVVAMALVAGFGGVVGAKPKVPDEATRRANAMRLGNRLFLPALTIPLVTVIGTLLAPHLVFGGTAVLDPKNATLVSFGIGCVIAFGFACRLTGDGPKQGVLEARRLIDAVSWAVVLPQMLGMLGLVFADAGVGKAIAHLSTAYISLDARLLAVAVYCIGMALFAAIMGNGFAAFPVMTGGIGVPVLIGVFHANPAPLAAIGMFSGYCGTLLTPMAANFNIVPAALLELRDKYGVIRAQAPTALCLLVVNIFLLYLLM from the coding sequence ATGATCGTCACGCTCGACTGGTTCTTCTGGCTGCTGGGCCTGCTGCTGATCGTGATCGGCGGCGTGATCGTCAGCGATCGCGCGCATCCCAGGCGCTTCCTGGCCGGCGCTTTCTGGATCGTCTACGGCATCGTGTTCCTGGCCGGCGACCGGCTGCCGCCCGAGGTGGTCGGCGCGCTGGTGGTGGCGATGGCGCTGGTGGCCGGCTTCGGCGGCGTGGTGGGCGCCAAACCCAAGGTGCCCGACGAGGCGACGCGGCGCGCGAACGCGATGCGTCTGGGCAACCGCCTGTTCCTGCCGGCCCTGACGATTCCGCTGGTGACCGTGATCGGCACCCTGCTGGCGCCGCACCTGGTGTTCGGCGGCACCGCCGTGCTCGATCCGAAGAACGCGACCCTGGTCTCGTTCGGGATCGGCTGCGTGATCGCCTTCGGCTTCGCCTGCCGGCTCACCGGCGATGGTCCGAAGCAGGGCGTGCTGGAGGCGCGCCGGCTGATCGACGCGGTGTCGTGGGCGGTGGTGCTGCCGCAGATGCTCGGCATGCTGGGCCTGGTGTTCGCCGATGCCGGCGTGGGCAAGGCCATCGCGCACCTGAGCACCGCCTATATCAGCCTCGACGCGCGCTTGCTGGCGGTGGCCGTGTACTGCATCGGCATGGCGCTGTTCGCGGCGATCATGGGCAACGGCTTCGCGGCCTTCCCGGTGATGACGGGCGGCATCGGCGTGCCGGTGCTGATCGGCGTGTTCCATGCCAACCCGGCGCCGCTGGCCGCGATCGGCATGTTCTCGGGTTATTGCGGCACCCTGCTCACGCCGATGGCCGCCAACTTCAACATCGTGCCGGCCGCGCTGCTCGAACTGCGCGACAAGTACGGCGTGATCCGCGCCCAGGCGCCGACCGCGCTGTGCCTGCTGGTGGTCAATATCTTCCTGCTGTATTTGCTGATGTAA
- a CDS encoding heavy metal response regulator transcription factor — MRILVVEDEPKTGAYLKKGLEESGMSVDLATDGADGLLLAEEEPYDVIVLDVMLPVLDGWAVLQRLRASKATPVLFLTARDDVEDRVRGLELGADDYLVKPFAFVELLARVRTLARRGPPRESEWIAIGDLEIDVLRRRVRRGATRIELTPREFALLHLLARRQGEVLSRTQIASYVWDMNFDSDTNVVDVAIRRLRVKIDDEFPVKLVHTVRGVGYVLELKDEAP, encoded by the coding sequence GTGCGAATCCTGGTAGTCGAAGACGAGCCGAAGACGGGCGCCTATCTGAAGAAGGGGCTCGAGGAATCGGGCATGAGCGTGGACCTGGCCACCGACGGCGCCGACGGGCTGCTGCTCGCCGAGGAGGAGCCCTACGACGTGATCGTGCTCGACGTGATGCTGCCCGTGCTCGACGGCTGGGCGGTGCTGCAGCGGCTGCGCGCGAGCAAGGCCACGCCGGTGCTGTTCCTGACCGCGCGCGACGATGTCGAGGACCGCGTGCGCGGGCTCGAACTCGGCGCCGACGACTACCTCGTCAAGCCCTTCGCCTTCGTCGAGCTGCTGGCCCGGGTGCGCACCCTGGCGCGCCGCGGGCCGCCGCGCGAATCGGAATGGATCGCGATCGGCGACCTGGAGATCGACGTGCTGCGCCGCCGCGTGCGGCGCGGCGCGACCCGCATCGAGCTGACGCCGCGCGAGTTCGCGCTGCTGCACCTGCTGGCCCGGCGCCAGGGCGAGGTGCTGAGCCGCACGCAGATCGCCTCCTACGTCTGGGACATGAACTTCGACAGCGATACCAACGTGGTGGACGTGGCGATCCGCCGGCTGCGCGTGAAGATCGACGACGAGTTTCCCGTCAAGCTGGTGCATACCGTGCGCGGCGTCGGCTACGTGCTCGAACTGAAGGACGAGGCGCCCTGA
- a CDS encoding DUF969 domain-containing protein, with protein sequence MQSTVNLYPLIGVVLIVAGFVLRFNPMLIVMVAAIVTGLAAHFPLQHVLAAIGAGFVKTRVIALITLLPLAVIGLLERHGLRERAQIWIGNIRAATPGRLLVAYLLVRELTAAVGLTGLGGHPQMVRPLVAPMAEGAARSRFGRFGEAVRERLRAFAASADNIGLFFGEDVFVAFGAIVLMVTFLKEAGVVVEPMHVALYGIPTAISAFLIHGFRLWRLDGWLAREAAALPASAREPSDDARAQGEQA encoded by the coding sequence ATGCAGTCAACCGTGAACCTGTACCCGCTGATCGGCGTCGTGCTGATCGTGGCGGGCTTCGTCCTGCGTTTCAACCCGATGCTGATCGTGATGGTGGCGGCGATCGTCACCGGCCTGGCCGCGCATTTCCCGCTCCAGCACGTGCTGGCCGCGATCGGCGCGGGTTTCGTCAAGACCCGTGTGATCGCACTGATCACCCTGCTGCCGCTGGCGGTGATCGGCCTGCTGGAGCGGCACGGCCTGCGCGAGCGGGCCCAGATCTGGATCGGCAACATCCGCGCGGCCACGCCGGGGCGCCTGCTGGTGGCCTACCTGCTGGTGCGCGAGCTGACCGCCGCGGTGGGCCTGACCGGGCTCGGCGGCCATCCGCAGATGGTCCGCCCGCTGGTCGCGCCGATGGCCGAAGGCGCCGCGCGATCGCGCTTCGGCCGCTTCGGCGAGGCGGTGCGCGAGCGGCTGCGCGCCTTCGCGGCCTCGGCCGACAACATCGGCCTGTTCTTCGGCGAGGACGTGTTCGTGGCCTTCGGCGCGATCGTGCTGATGGTCACCTTCCTGAAGGAGGCGGGCGTGGTCGTCGAGCCGATGCACGTCGCGCTGTACGGCATCCCGACCGCGATCTCGGCCTTCCTGATCCACGGCTTCCGGCTCTGGCGCCTCGACGGCTGGCTGGCGCGCGAGGCCGCGGCCTTGCCCGCCTCTGCCCGCGAGCCGAGCGACGATGCGCGCGCGCAGGGAGAACAGGCATGA
- a CDS encoding c-type cytochrome, with protein MSTSRFPLKTVCLTLAATALAGAAGALGLIYSGYYDVSAIPPHNPLVAWALHSTYEHSLHRHAQGIVAPPDLMSEANLAAGARRYAATCVACHGAPGQPPGPIAQGILPAAPLLLAATRRNKPPLMFWTIRNGVRMTAMPAFGKSFDDHEIWQLAAFLNHARGISAGDYAKLVAAGGPPAPAPAVAP; from the coding sequence ATGTCCACTTCCCGCTTCCCGCTCAAGACCGTCTGCCTGACGCTGGCGGCCACCGCACTGGCCGGCGCGGCCGGCGCGCTCGGCCTCATCTATTCCGGCTACTACGACGTCTCCGCCATCCCGCCTCACAACCCGCTGGTCGCCTGGGCGCTTCACAGCACCTACGAACACTCGCTGCACCGCCATGCGCAAGGCATCGTCGCCCCGCCCGACCTGATGAGCGAGGCGAACCTGGCCGCCGGCGCGCGGCGCTACGCGGCCACCTGCGTGGCCTGCCACGGCGCGCCGGGGCAGCCGCCCGGGCCGATCGCGCAAGGCATCCTGCCGGCCGCGCCGCTGCTGCTGGCCGCCACGCGCCGCAACAAGCCGCCCCTGATGTTCTGGACCATCCGCAACGGCGTGCGCATGACGGCCATGCCGGCCTTCGGCAAGAGCTTCGACGACCACGAGATCTGGCAACTGGCGGCCTTCCTGAACCACGCTCGCGGCATCTCGGCCGGCGATTACGCGAAGCTGGTGGCGGCCGGTGGGCCGCCCGCGCCCGCGCCGGCCGTCGCGCCCTGA